A genomic segment from Gossypium hirsutum isolate 1008001.06 chromosome D04, Gossypium_hirsutum_v2.1, whole genome shotgun sequence encodes:
- the LOC107898965 gene encoding probable L-type lectin-domain containing receptor kinase VII.2: MYFLLVRFRRKRNGKKDDIETWELEYWPHRIGYQEIYAATKAFSDENVIGSGGNGNVYKGVLKEGQEVAVKKISHESEHGIREFLAEVSSLGRLKHRNLVGLRGWSRNDKGSLILVYDYMENGSVDKRIFDCHEASMLSWDERVKVLKDVASAIWYLHEGWEANVLHRDIKASNVLLDKYMNARLSDFGLAHTHHHSGLASTTRVVGTIGYMAPELIKTGRASTQTDVFCFGVLVLEIVCGRRPIEEGNPSLIDWTWRLMERQELVSALDDRLKGKGGHSNEEVERLMQLGLLCAHPEAHVRPTMRQVMKLLEVRHEGAAESEGEGMELNLLHRLRSKTTMWGRFSGREHPTFNEIKRNMSSSMSMSNSDVILDGR, translated from the coding sequence ATGTACTTTCTTTTGGTTAGATTTAGAAGGAAAAGAAACGGTAAGAAAGATGATATTGAAACTTGGGAATTGGAGTATTGGCCTCACAGGATTGGTTATCAAGAGATCTATGCAGCAACAAAGGCATTTTCAGATGAAAATGTGATTGGTTCTGGAGGTAATGGGAATGTCTATAAAGGGGTATTGAAAGAAGGACAAGAAGTTGCAGTGAAGAAAATTTCTCATGAAAGTGAGCATGGGATTAGAGAGTTTTTGGCTGAGGTTTCAAGTCTAGGGAGATTGAAGCATAGAAATTTGGTGGGACTGAGAGGTTGGTCTAGGAACGATAAAGGGAGCTTGATTTTGGTCTACGATTACATGGAGAATGGGAGCGTCGATAAGAGAATTTTCGACTGTCATGAGGCCTCAATGTTGAGTTGGGATGAGAGGGTTAAAGTCTTGAAAGATGTAGCTTCTGCAATCTGGTATTTGCATGAGGGTTGGGAAGCTAATGTCTTGCATAGGGACATTAAAGCAAGCAATGTCTTACTCGACAAGTATATGAATGCCAGGTTAAGCGATTTCGGATTAGCACATACACATCATCACAGTGGACTGGCTAGCACTACTCGAGTGGTTGGAACCATAGGATACATGGCACCGGAATTGATTAAAACTGGACGTGCTTCCACTCAAACAGATGTGTTCTGTTTTGGAGTGTTGGTGTTGGAGATAGTATGTGGACGGAGGCCAATTGAAGAAGGGAATCCGAGTTTAATTGATTGGACATGGAGGTTAATGGAGAGACAAGAACTGGTTTCAGCTCTAGATGATAGGCTAAAAGGAAAGGGTGGTCACAGCAATGAGGAAGTAGAGAGGCTAATGCAACTAGGATTGTTGTGTGCTCATCCAGAAGCTCATGTTAGGCCAACGATGAGGCAAGTAATGAAGCTGTTAGAGGTAAGACATGAGGGTGCTGCTGAATCTGAAGGAGAAGGCATGGAATTAAATCTACTACACAGATTGAGAAGTAAAACAACAATGTGGGGGAGGTTCAGTGGTAGGGAACATCCTACATTCAATGAAATTAAGAGGAACATGTCTTCTTCCATGTCCATGAGCAACTCGGACGTCATCCTTGACGGGCGATAA